From Tachypleus tridentatus isolate NWPU-2018 chromosome 8, ASM421037v1, whole genome shotgun sequence, a single genomic window includes:
- the LOC143223268 gene encoding uncharacterized protein LOC143223268, with the protein MDKVFSEEPAEKGEVRRDAAIVATYRTYVKKRVVLKERRDKRKQQKLFEYRRLRSMVPSLSRKPKVSKITVIEEAIRYIDQLHNALLTRLKTRGLPRCMQGMNIDVNSLRHNEIKNLVCQVMSNSPSSPSTSQRPVSLLFTDSIQERNRVIPSYMIRKQRK; encoded by the exons ATGGATAAAGTGTTTTCCGAAGAACCTGCTGAAAAAGGAGAGGTAAGACGAGATGCAGCCATCGTGGCAACATACAGAACCTACGTAAAAAAGCGAGTTGTTCTTAAAGAGCGCAGAGACAAAAGGAAGCAGCAGAAATTATTCGAATATCGTCGTCTTAGATCAATGGTTCCGTCTCTTTCCAGAAAGCCTAAAGTTTCCAAG ATAACAGTTATAGAAGAAGCTATTCGTTACATAGACCAATTACACAACGCCCTGTTAACGAGATTAAAGACGCGTGGACTGCCAAGGTGTATGCAAG GTATGAACATCGATGTTAACAGCCTAAGACACAATGAGATTAAAAATCTGGTGTGTCAGGTGATGTCCAACAGTCCATCATCTCCATCAACGTCACAGAGGCCTGTATCACTGCTTTTTACAGACAGCATCCAAGAGAGGAATCGTGTAATTCCATCTTATATGATACGAAAACAAAGGAAGTGA